From Bacillus thermozeamaize, one genomic window encodes:
- a CDS encoding AMP-dependent synthetase, with the protein MNFILYILYRGGVVVNSVTLINRVAIGDIIRRSARRYPSKTAIVDGKRRMTFQELEGQSNQFAHYLLSQGFRKGDKIATICQNSADFVVAMFGIHKAGMVWVPINPGLAPADIQYILTHSEARLVIVDDQLFANPSLRNLLMETVDKMVIIPYAGLPSEDGLPIIESALALQPTEEPLLEIAERDVAQIMYTSGTTGRPKGVMQSHLAVYIASLGNIIEMNLRADDVATAMMPLFHCAQHSMLTSFLHIGATNVILRGFDPVTLMATIEREKITWVFALPMMYRVLLDHPERASYDLSSLKFCLYAMAPMDENTLRRAIAELCPNFALGSGQTEMYPGTTFFKPEEQLRRFGSYWGSPSIINDTAIMDEEGNLLPPGQVGEIVHRGPNVMEGYYKNPEATAESRLHGWHHTGDLGMFDADGQLLFVDRKKDMIKTGGENVPSIKVEQVLLSHPAVANAAAVGLPHPRWSEAVTAFVTLKPGARASGEELIQFCKGHLGGFEVPKAVQIIEQFPMTTTGKIQKHVLRDTYRDFYAKESV; encoded by the coding sequence ATGAATTTTATCCTGTATATCCTGTATAGAGGAGGGGTCGTTGTGAATTCCGTGACGTTGATTAACCGGGTTGCCATTGGCGACATTATCCGTCGCAGCGCGAGGAGGTATCCCAGCAAAACCGCCATCGTGGATGGAAAGCGGCGAATGACCTTTCAAGAATTGGAGGGACAATCCAACCAATTTGCCCACTATCTGCTCAGCCAGGGATTTCGGAAGGGGGACAAGATTGCGACCATCTGTCAAAATTCTGCAGACTTTGTTGTCGCAATGTTCGGAATCCATAAGGCGGGAATGGTGTGGGTCCCCATTAACCCGGGGCTTGCTCCTGCGGATATCCAGTATATTCTTACCCATTCCGAAGCCCGGTTGGTGATCGTGGATGATCAATTATTCGCCAATCCTTCCCTGCGGAATCTGCTGATGGAGACCGTGGACAAGATGGTGATCATCCCGTATGCGGGTCTGCCGTCTGAGGATGGTCTGCCAATTATTGAAAGCGCTTTAGCGCTTCAGCCGACGGAAGAGCCTCTCCTGGAAATCGCGGAACGGGACGTGGCGCAGATCATGTACACCAGCGGGACCACCGGACGGCCAAAGGGCGTGATGCAGAGCCATCTTGCCGTCTACATTGCGTCATTGGGGAACATTATCGAAATGAATCTGAGAGCGGACGATGTTGCGACTGCGATGATGCCCCTTTTTCACTGTGCGCAGCACAGCATGCTCACCTCGTTTCTTCACATTGGCGCGACCAACGTGATTCTTCGCGGCTTTGATCCGGTAACGCTGATGGCAACTATCGAACGGGAGAAGATCACGTGGGTGTTTGCCTTGCCGATGATGTACCGCGTGCTGCTGGATCACCCGGAACGTGCGAGCTACGATTTGTCCAGTCTGAAATTTTGCCTTTATGCGATGGCACCCATGGACGAGAACACCTTGCGGCGCGCGATTGCGGAGCTGTGCCCCAATTTTGCGCTGGGCAGCGGACAGACGGAGATGTATCCGGGCACCACGTTTTTCAAGCCGGAAGAACAGTTGCGCCGTTTCGGATCTTACTGGGGAAGCCCTTCAATTATCAATGACACCGCGATCATGGATGAGGAAGGAAACTTGCTTCCGCCCGGACAGGTCGGAGAAATTGTCCACCGCGGTCCCAATGTGATGGAGGGATACTACAAAAATCCGGAGGCCACTGCCGAGAGTCGCCTGCACGGTTGGCATCACACGGGTGATCTGGGGATGTTTGATGCCGATGGGCAACTTCTTTTTGTCGATCGGAAGAAAGACATGATCAAAACCGGCGGTGAGAATGTCCCCTCGATCAAGGTGGAGCAGGTATTGCTCAGCCATCCTGCGGTGGCCAATGCGGCGGCGGTCGGCCTGCCCCATCCCCGGTGGTCCGAGGCGGTCACCGCATTTGTCACCCTTAAGCCCGGCGCTCGGGCAAGCGGGGAAGAACTGATCCAATTCTGCAAAGGACATTTGGGGGGCTTTGAAGTTCCGAAAGCGGTTCAAATCATTGAACAGTTCCCGATGACAACAACGGGGAAAATCCAGAAACACGTATTGCGCGACACGTACCGTGATTTCTATGCGAAGGAATCTGTCTGA
- a CDS encoding long-chain fatty acid--CoA ligase, with the protein MKQRTVSEALRDAARRAPGKPFFYYRNQKFSYRELDEHSDRLATALMEQGIRRGDKIAILALNQPEWLIAFFAAAKIGAGVVALNARYRETELEYMLNRSAVKLLISVDETPEFNFRDFFYAFREKIPTVERFVFIGEGFPGSLSFEELLASDARTDLLASAGQEVAEDDTMIIIYTSGTTGRPKGAMLTHKSMLASARAQAEHLRITEEDIGTGHLPLNHVGGITCAVMVALVSNSSVVLIPHFRPDLVLQAVEKHRITILGGVPTMFVMMFNVPQFDKYDISSVRLCVAGGSNVEPQLCRLINERFPGAKLVNLYGASETSGACVISRLDDTPEKVAQSIGVIIGDFQMKVVGPGKEELPLGEIGELAIKGDCVAKGYDGLEAETKEAFSADGWLYTGDLAYLDEEGYIYLKGRKKEMYIQGGFNVYPAEIENLLITHPKVAIAAGIGIPDPVFGEVGRFYILPRPGCEVTEEELKAFCRKHLADYKVPREFVIVNELPLTPAGKVQKSVLKQQYEASKKTL; encoded by the coding sequence ATGAAGCAGCGTACTGTCAGCGAAGCGCTGCGGGATGCCGCCCGCCGGGCGCCCGGCAAACCCTTTTTCTACTACCGGAATCAGAAGTTCAGCTACAGAGAACTGGACGAACACTCGGATCGCCTGGCTACTGCGTTGATGGAACAAGGGATACGAAGGGGGGACAAGATCGCCATCCTGGCCCTGAATCAACCGGAGTGGCTGATTGCCTTTTTTGCCGCGGCCAAGATCGGCGCCGGCGTGGTGGCTTTAAATGCTCGCTATCGTGAGACGGAACTGGAATACATGCTCAATCGATCAGCGGTCAAGTTGCTGATCAGTGTGGATGAAACACCGGAGTTCAATTTTCGCGACTTTTTCTATGCCTTTCGCGAGAAAATCCCGACGGTGGAGCGGTTTGTCTTTATCGGCGAAGGGTTTCCCGGAAGTTTGTCATTTGAGGAATTGCTGGCATCCGACGCGCGTACCGACCTCCTGGCAAGTGCCGGCCAGGAGGTGGCCGAAGATGACACCATGATCATCATTTACACTTCGGGTACCACAGGCCGGCCTAAGGGGGCGATGCTGACGCACAAAAGCATGCTGGCTTCCGCCAGGGCGCAAGCGGAACACCTTCGGATCACGGAAGAGGATATCGGTACAGGGCATCTGCCCCTCAACCATGTCGGAGGGATTACCTGTGCCGTGATGGTCGCGCTCGTCAGCAACAGTTCGGTGGTCCTGATTCCCCATTTTCGTCCCGATCTGGTTCTGCAGGCCGTTGAGAAGCACCGGATCACGATCTTGGGCGGCGTTCCGACCATGTTTGTGATGATGTTCAACGTGCCTCAGTTCGATAAGTACGACATTTCTTCGGTCCGCCTGTGCGTCGCCGGCGGTTCCAACGTCGAACCGCAGTTGTGCCGATTGATCAACGAGCGATTTCCCGGTGCGAAACTGGTCAATCTGTACGGTGCCAGTGAAACATCAGGGGCATGTGTGATATCGCGGCTGGATGACACACCGGAAAAGGTGGCCCAGAGTATTGGGGTGATCATCGGCGATTTCCAGATGAAGGTGGTAGGGCCAGGGAAGGAGGAATTGCCGTTAGGCGAGATCGGAGAGCTGGCCATCAAGGGAGATTGCGTGGCCAAAGGGTATGACGGTTTGGAGGCAGAGACGAAAGAGGCGTTTTCTGCGGACGGCTGGCTGTACACCGGTGATTTGGCCTATCTGGATGAAGAAGGATACATCTACCTGAAAGGCCGGAAAAAAGAGATGTACATCCAAGGGGGATTCAACGTCTATCCCGCTGAGATTGAGAATCTCCTGATAACGCATCCGAAAGTGGCCATTGCCGCCGGAATCGGCATTCCGGATCCGGTGTTTGGAGAGGTGGGGAGGTTTTATATCCTGCCCAGACCGGGGTGCGAGGTGACGGAAGAGGAGTTGAAGGCGTTTTGCCGGAAACACCTGGCCGATTACAAAGTGCCGAGGGAATTTGTCATTGTGAATGAGCTGCCATTGACACCGGCTGGAAAGGTGCAAAAATCGGTGCTGAAGCAGCAGTATGAAGCAAGCAAAAAAACACTCTAA
- a CDS encoding long-chain fatty acid--CoA ligase, protein MNIGKTLSINAIRIPDHEALVCEGRRYTYRQLNEQVNRLANGLLKLGIRKGDKISLVMTNSDHFVISYYAILKVGGVVVPINFRLTAPEIQYILDHSDSILAIADGALAETVLTAAREVPAIRSVYVVGDQPPEGSLPWTSLLDESAAEPEVEVEESDDCEILYTSGTTGRPKGALFDHHRILYVGMNIIASMSVNPRDRLLHVAPLFHSAQLNLFLVSGTYVGATHVVMREFHPVEVMKTIQEEKITLFFGVPTMYSYMLQVPAGTFDLTSVQRCAYGAAPMAPEVVKQSMEMFQTDQFYNLCGLTEGGPGGVYLPPERHLDKLGAGGIPVINTEVRVVDDAGNDVPTGVVGEMIIRGETVMKEYYKNPQATAEAIRDGWLYTGDLAVLDEDGYLTLVDRKKDMIISGGENVYSTEVEQVLYAHPHVLEAAVIGLPHPVWGEVVTAVVVPKPGHGINVDELQDFCRKSLAGYKIPRKIFFVEQLPRNASGKVLKYQLRQTYKHAAQQDQSV, encoded by the coding sequence GTGAACATTGGGAAAACGCTTTCAATCAATGCCATCAGGATTCCTGATCACGAGGCCCTGGTCTGCGAGGGAAGGCGGTACACTTACCGGCAGCTGAACGAACAGGTGAACCGGCTGGCCAACGGTTTGCTGAAACTCGGAATCCGGAAAGGGGACAAAATCTCCCTTGTGATGACCAATTCCGATCATTTCGTGATCAGTTATTATGCGATTCTCAAGGTGGGTGGCGTCGTCGTGCCCATCAACTTCCGCCTCACGGCACCCGAAATCCAGTACATTCTGGACCACTCCGACAGCATTCTGGCGATTGCCGATGGGGCGCTGGCTGAAACGGTTCTGACAGCGGCCAGGGAGGTCCCGGCTATCCGGTCAGTCTATGTCGTCGGTGATCAGCCGCCGGAGGGAAGCCTGCCATGGACCAGCCTGCTGGATGAGTCGGCGGCTGAGCCAGAGGTGGAAGTAGAGGAATCGGATGACTGTGAGATCCTGTACACCTCGGGGACGACCGGCCGGCCGAAAGGGGCGCTGTTTGATCATCACCGGATTCTGTACGTGGGGATGAACATCATCGCCAGTATGAGCGTCAATCCGCGAGACCGGTTGTTGCATGTGGCGCCGCTGTTCCACAGCGCACAATTAAACCTTTTTCTGGTATCCGGAACATACGTGGGGGCTACCCATGTGGTGATGCGCGAATTTCATCCGGTGGAAGTGATGAAAACCATCCAGGAGGAAAAAATCACTCTCTTTTTCGGGGTGCCGACGATGTATTCCTATATGCTGCAAGTGCCCGCAGGCACATTTGACCTGACTTCGGTGCAGCGTTGCGCCTACGGTGCGGCGCCGATGGCGCCCGAGGTGGTCAAGCAGAGCATGGAGATGTTTCAGACCGACCAATTTTACAACTTATGCGGTTTGACGGAGGGAGGGCCAGGAGGCGTATACCTGCCGCCTGAACGGCATTTGGACAAACTGGGTGCCGGTGGTATTCCGGTCATCAACACGGAAGTGCGCGTGGTGGATGACGCCGGAAACGATGTGCCGACTGGCGTAGTTGGGGAGATGATCATTCGCGGCGAGACGGTGATGAAAGAGTATTACAAGAATCCCCAGGCCACGGCGGAGGCCATCCGCGACGGCTGGCTGTACACCGGGGATCTGGCCGTGCTGGATGAAGACGGCTACCTCACGCTGGTTGACCGGAAGAAAGACATGATCATCTCCGGCGGGGAGAACGTGTACTCCACAGAGGTGGAACAAGTGTTGTATGCCCATCCGCATGTGTTGGAGGCGGCTGTGATTGGATTGCCGCACCCGGTCTGGGGGGAGGTGGTCACGGCGGTGGTGGTTCCAAAACCGGGCCATGGGATCAATGTGGACGAGTTGCAGGATTTCTGCCGGAAATCCCTGGCAGGATATAAAATACCGCGGAAGATTTTCTTTGTCGAGCAGCTGCCGCGAAATGCGTCAGGAAAGGTTTTGAAATATCAATTGCGCCAGACTTACAAGCATGCCGCTCAACAAGATCAATCCGTATAA
- a CDS encoding fatty-acid--CoA ligase has product MMVVPLTMRSILERANRFFPKKEIVTRTENGLFRYTYRDFYQRTVRLASALQRLGIKKGERVATFAWNHYRHLEAYFAIPCMGAVLHTVNIRLSGEHIVYILNHAEDQLLLVDESLVPLIEAIQDQLKTVKGYIIMTDKEELPATKLQPAYHYERLLAEADPDYRFPDDIDENDPMGMCYTSATTGNPKGVVYTHRAIYLHSLAVGLADTIGLSERDTILPIVPMFHANAWGMPFAATLFGTKQVYPGVGPTPKDFIQLIQDEKVTISAGVPTIWIGVLQELEKGDYDISHLKTALCGGSAAPKSLIRTFEEKYNVIMMHAYGMTETSPLATVARLKSYQEELPFEERLNIRASQGILVPGLEIRVVGENGDVAWNGKEMGEIYLRGNWIASEYYQDERTKDTFVDGWLHTGDVATIDEEGYIRLVDRTKDLVKSGGEWISSVDLENALMAHPAVLEAAVIAVPHPKWHERPLACVVLKPGHEGKVSKEELLDFLRPQFAKWWIPDDVVFLKEIPKTSVGKFLKRGLREQFSQHYQSAT; this is encoded by the coding sequence ATGATGGTCGTTCCTTTGACGATGCGTTCCATTCTGGAGAGGGCCAATCGCTTCTTTCCGAAAAAAGAAATTGTCACCCGCACAGAAAATGGACTGTTTCGCTACACGTATCGTGATTTTTACCAGCGGACGGTTCGTTTGGCCAGCGCGTTGCAACGTCTGGGGATCAAAAAGGGGGAGAGAGTGGCCACCTTTGCCTGGAATCATTACCGTCATCTGGAAGCCTACTTTGCCATCCCTTGCATGGGGGCCGTCCTGCATACGGTGAACATCCGGTTGTCGGGGGAGCATATCGTTTACATTCTCAATCATGCGGAAGATCAGCTTCTCCTGGTGGATGAGTCCCTGGTGCCGCTCATTGAGGCGATTCAGGATCAGCTCAAGACGGTGAAAGGGTATATCATCATGACGGACAAGGAGGAGTTGCCTGCGACCAAGCTCCAGCCAGCATACCATTATGAACGCCTGCTGGCGGAGGCCGATCCCGATTACCGTTTTCCCGATGACATCGATGAAAACGATCCGATGGGGATGTGCTACACTTCCGCCACCACCGGCAATCCCAAAGGGGTGGTCTACACGCACCGGGCCATCTATTTGCACAGCTTGGCCGTCGGTTTGGCCGACACCATCGGACTTTCCGAACGAGATACCATTTTACCGATAGTGCCGATGTTCCACGCCAATGCCTGGGGGATGCCGTTTGCCGCGACGCTGTTCGGCACGAAACAAGTCTATCCGGGTGTCGGGCCAACCCCGAAAGATTTTATCCAGCTCATTCAGGATGAGAAGGTGACGATTTCTGCGGGCGTGCCGACCATCTGGATCGGAGTATTGCAGGAGCTGGAAAAGGGAGATTATGACATTTCCCATCTGAAAACGGCGTTATGCGGCGGTTCTGCGGCTCCGAAGTCACTCATCCGGACGTTTGAGGAGAAATATAACGTGATCATGATGCATGCCTACGGAATGACAGAAACCTCTCCTTTGGCCACCGTTGCCCGGCTGAAAAGTTATCAGGAGGAACTGCCGTTTGAGGAGCGTCTCAATATCCGGGCGTCACAGGGGATTCTCGTGCCTGGCCTTGAAATTCGGGTGGTGGGTGAAAACGGCGATGTCGCCTGGAACGGAAAAGAGATGGGTGAAATATACCTGCGAGGGAACTGGATCGCCAGCGAATATTATCAAGATGAGCGAACGAAGGATACTTTTGTCGACGGCTGGCTGCATACCGGCGATGTGGCCACCATTGACGAGGAAGGGTACATCCGTCTGGTGGACCGGACCAAGGATTTGGTGAAAAGCGGCGGGGAGTGGATCTCCTCGGTCGACCTGGAAAATGCCCTCATGGCCCATCCTGCCGTCCTTGAGGCGGCGGTTATCGCGGTGCCTCATCCCAAGTGGCATGAGCGGCCGCTCGCCTGTGTCGTTTTGAAGCCCGGCCATGAGGGAAAGGTGAGCAAGGAGGAGCTGCTGGATTTCCTGCGGCCGCAGTTTGCCAAATGGTGGATTCCGGATGACGTGGTCTTCTTGAAGGAAATTCCTAAAACCAGTGTCGGCAAATTCTTAAAGCGGGGGTTGCGCGAACAATTCAGCCAGCATTATCAATCTGCCACGTAA
- a CDS encoding superoxide dismutase encodes MAKHELPALPYAFDALEPHIDAQTMEIHHGRHHATYVNNLNAALEGHPELQQKSVEELISDLNSIPESIRTAVRNNGGGHANHSLFWEIMSPQGGGAPTGALAEDINKTFGSFEKFKEEFTKAATGRFGSGWAWLVVDGGKLAVMSTPNQDNPLMEGKTPILGLDVWEHAYYLKYQNRRPDYIAAWWNVVNWDAVNERYAKAKS; translated from the coding sequence ATGGCAAAACACGAACTTCCTGCATTGCCATACGCATTTGATGCGTTGGAGCCGCACATTGACGCGCAAACAATGGAAATTCACCATGGCCGCCATCATGCGACCTATGTGAATAACCTCAATGCGGCGCTGGAAGGACATCCGGAGCTGCAGCAGAAGTCCGTTGAAGAACTGATCAGCGATTTGAACAGCATTCCTGAGTCGATTCGCACGGCTGTACGAAACAATGGCGGTGGACACGCAAACCATTCCCTGTTCTGGGAAATCATGAGTCCCCAGGGTGGCGGCGCGCCGACGGGAGCTTTGGCTGAGGATATCAACAAGACGTTCGGGAGCTTTGAAAAATTCAAGGAAGAATTTACAAAGGCTGCAACCGGCCGCTTTGGAAGCGGTTGGGCCTGGCTGGTGGTAGATGGCGGAAAGCTGGCCGTCATGAGCACCCCCAATCAGGATAACCCGCTGATGGAGGGCAAAACGCCCATTCTCGGTCTGGATGTCTGGGAGCACGCCTATTATCTGAAGTACCAGAACCGCCGTCCGGATTACATCGCCGCTTGGTGGAATGTGGTCAACTGGGATGCTGTCAATGAGCGTTACGCGAAGGCCAAATCGTAA
- a CDS encoding phosphatase: MFRTILFDVDGVLLSEERYFDASALTVWELLSSPLYLNQLVTPSFRPDPEEPVIRLLRKTVFDEDRVLDFIKERGINANWDMVYLVFSYQFIRFLEAAQPGYREQVADLLSRPLTAESLAICRTWQVSYSPQWDAFVADFSRGTAEKQALLLDLNRIAEERLGMRCDVFSRHSPLWDLCQEAFQEWYMGEEKFRESTGKPPKQPGKPGFLHDEIPIVPPEKMRAFFARLQEMGIELGIGTGRPTVETIEPLTALGILPYFNHDRIVTASDVLETERRYPERAPLAKPQPFTYLKGWLGKETPDEVVFSLPLPIQEGDRLLVVGDSIADLMAAKTIGCRFCATLTGLSGKAARESFERLGADYIVDDVLQVVDLLEK, translated from the coding sequence TTGTTCCGGACGATTTTATTTGATGTGGACGGGGTGCTCTTGAGCGAAGAGAGGTATTTTGACGCCTCTGCTTTAACGGTATGGGAATTGCTGAGCAGTCCTTTATACCTCAACCAGCTCGTGACGCCGTCGTTTCGCCCTGATCCGGAGGAGCCGGTGATTCGATTGTTGCGGAAAACCGTGTTTGATGAGGACAGGGTGCTTGACTTCATCAAGGAACGCGGGATTAATGCGAACTGGGATATGGTATATTTGGTTTTCAGCTATCAATTCATTCGTTTTTTGGAAGCAGCTCAACCCGGCTATCGGGAACAAGTGGCGGACTTGCTGTCCCGGCCGCTAACCGCGGAATCACTGGCTATCTGCCGCACCTGGCAGGTGAGCTATTCTCCACAATGGGACGCCTTTGTGGCGGATTTTTCCCGGGGAACGGCGGAAAAGCAGGCCTTGCTTTTGGATCTCAACCGCATCGCAGAAGAACGGCTGGGGATGCGCTGTGACGTTTTTTCCCGCCACTCGCCGTTGTGGGATCTTTGTCAGGAGGCGTTCCAGGAGTGGTATATGGGTGAGGAGAAGTTCAGAGAGTCAACCGGTAAGCCGCCTAAGCAACCTGGCAAGCCGGGTTTCTTGCATGACGAGATCCCGATTGTGCCGCCAGAGAAAATGCGCGCATTCTTTGCCCGCTTACAGGAGATGGGGATCGAGCTGGGCATCGGGACAGGCCGGCCTACTGTGGAGACGATCGAACCGCTTACGGCATTGGGCATCCTTCCGTACTTTAATCATGACCGAATCGTCACCGCAAGCGATGTGCTGGAAACCGAGCGGCGGTACCCGGAGCGCGCGCCGCTGGCCAAGCCGCAACCCTTTACCTATCTCAAAGGGTGGCTGGGGAAAGAGACGCCGGATGAAGTGGTATTTTCCTTGCCGTTGCCGATTCAGGAAGGGGACCGTTTATTAGTTGTCGGAGACTCCATTGCCGACCTGATGGCTGCGAAGACGATCGGTTGCCGTTTTTGCGCGACATTGACCGGCTTGTCCGGGAAAGCCGCCAGGGAGTCTTTTGAGAGACTGGGTGCGGATTACATCGTCGATGATGTGTTGCAAGTGGTGGATCTGCTAGAAAAATAG
- a CDS encoding dihydroxy-acid dehydratase has translation MRSDKIKKGIDRAPHRALLKATGLTDEDMNKPFIGICNSYVDIVPGHVHLQEFGRIIKEAVREAGGVPFEFNTIGVDDGIAMGHIGMRYSLPSREIIADALETMVMAHWFDALICIPNCDKITPGMMMGAMRVNVPTIFISGGPMAAGRTDDGQPVDLISVFEGVGAYQAGKIDEARLKHIEDMACPSCGSCSGMFTANSMNCLAEALGLALPGNGTILARTPEREELARQAARKIMELIEKDIKPRDIVTVESMDNALILDMAMGGSTNTVLHAMAIANEAGIDYPLSRINELSKRVPHICKVSPASHYHIEDVHRAGGVSAILKEVSKIEGLLNLDCITVTGKTLGENIQDAEVLDPEVIRPIDNPYSPTGGLTILYGNLAPDGAVIKSAAVDESVQRFSGPAVIFESQDEALAGIALGKVKAGDVVVIRYEGPRGGPGMPEMLAPTSAIQGMGLGKEVALITDGRFSGGTRGICIGHISPEAAEGGPIAVLRNGDIVTIDIPNGILRVELSDEELAARLAEWKEPEPKIKHGYLKRYAKMVTSASTGAILKVD, from the coding sequence TTGCGCAGCGACAAGATAAAAAAGGGGATTGATCGCGCGCCCCATCGGGCGCTCTTAAAAGCGACCGGCTTAACAGACGAAGATATGAACAAGCCGTTTATCGGCATTTGCAACTCGTATGTAGACATCGTGCCGGGGCATGTCCATTTGCAGGAGTTTGGGCGGATCATCAAGGAGGCGGTGCGCGAGGCAGGCGGCGTGCCTTTTGAGTTCAATACGATTGGCGTCGATGACGGCATTGCCATGGGACATATCGGGATGAGATATTCCTTGCCCAGCCGGGAGATCATTGCTGACGCGCTGGAGACCATGGTGATGGCCCATTGGTTTGATGCCCTGATCTGCATTCCCAATTGCGACAAGATCACGCCCGGAATGATGATGGGTGCCATGCGTGTCAACGTGCCGACCATTTTTATCAGCGGCGGTCCGATGGCTGCCGGGAGGACGGATGATGGCCAACCCGTCGACCTCATTTCGGTGTTTGAAGGGGTAGGGGCTTACCAGGCGGGCAAGATTGACGAAGCGCGGCTCAAGCATATCGAAGATATGGCGTGCCCGTCTTGTGGTTCCTGTTCCGGGATGTTTACCGCCAACTCGATGAACTGCCTGGCAGAGGCATTGGGTCTGGCGCTTCCCGGCAACGGAACCATCCTGGCCCGGACGCCGGAACGGGAGGAACTGGCCCGCCAGGCGGCCCGCAAGATCATGGAACTGATCGAAAAGGACATCAAGCCGCGGGATATTGTGACCGTAGAGTCGATGGATAATGCCCTGATCCTGGATATGGCGATGGGCGGGTCCACCAACACCGTGTTGCATGCGATGGCGATCGCCAATGAAGCCGGGATCGATTATCCCTTGTCGCGGATCAACGAATTGTCGAAGCGGGTGCCGCATATTTGTAAAGTATCACCCGCATCCCATTATCACATCGAAGATGTGCACCGGGCGGGAGGGGTTTCGGCGATTCTGAAAGAGGTGAGCAAGATTGAGGGGCTGCTCAATCTGGACTGCATTACTGTGACCGGCAAAACGCTGGGAGAGAACATTCAAGACGCAGAGGTTTTGGATCCGGAAGTGATTCGGCCGATTGATAACCCCTACAGCCCGACCGGCGGACTGACCATCCTTTACGGAAACCTGGCCCCGGATGGTGCGGTTATCAAGTCTGCGGCCGTGGATGAATCGGTGCAGCGTTTTTCTGGCCCGGCTGTGATTTTTGAATCCCAGGACGAGGCGTTGGCCGGCATTGCCCTGGGTAAGGTGAAAGCCGGTGATGTGGTCGTGATCCGCTATGAAGGCCCGCGCGGCGGTCCGGGAATGCCGGAGATGCTGGCGCCCACCTCGGCCATCCAGGGAATGGGGCTGGGCAAGGAGGTCGCCTTGATTACGGACGGCCGTTTTTCTGGCGGGACGCGGGGCATTTGTATCGGCCATATTTCACCCGAAGCGGCAGAAGGGGGTCCCATTGCGGTCCTGAGGAATGGGGATATTGTGACCATCGACATTCCCAATGGCATTTTGCGCGTGGAACTGTCGGATGAAGAGCTGGCTGCCAGGCTGGCAGAATGGAAGGAACCGGAACCGAAGATTAAGCACGGGTATCTGAAACGGTATGCAAAGATGGTGACATCAGCCAGCACCGGGGCAATCCTAAAGGTGGATTGA